AGGTGATAAAGTTCCAATTTTAGGTCTTTCTTTAGGCACGAATAATGTTTTGGGAGCTACTTACGAGCCTACAATTTTAGGAATGACATTAGGATTGTTAATTAGAAATCCTAACCCAGATGTTATAGATAGGATAAAGGCTATAAAGGTATTTGTAAATAATGAGTTTAAGGACCTCTCATTAGTAGATTTAACTTTTATTGACGGTTGGTACGTAGGCACTAGGGCAATATGGGACGAATATTCATTAAGATATGCCTTCATATCTAAAGGAGAGATAGGAGATATAGGAATTCCGTCGATAGCAAGTGTCATAAAACCGATAAGTTTTGATGATGATTTTGGATTAATGATAAAATTTGGATTGGGATATATAGTAAACGCAATATTAGCACCAGGATTGGTGAAACAGATTTTCATAAACGAGATAAGAACTGTAAGATTAGGAGAGGAAGTAGAGGTACCAAAAGGTAGATATGTAATTGCGTTTGATGGCGAAAAGGAGTTAGTAGTAAATAATAATGATGTAATAAAAGTGAGAATAGATAAAGATGGTCCCTTACTTATTAATGTTCGTAAAGCAATGAATTACATAAGTAGTTATTATAAGAAAGGCGGTGAAGTTTCTTGGGTAAAGAAGTATTAATGCCCAAATTAGGACTTACTATGACTAAAGGAAGAATAGTGCAATGGAAAAAGAGGGAAGGGGAAAGAGTACAAGAAGGAGAAGACTTAGTGGTAATAGAAACGGAAAAGATAACTACTACTATTAAAGCGCCAATAAGCGGAATTCTCTTAAAAATATACGCAAAAGAAGGTGAGGAAGTACTAGTAGGTCAAATAATAGCTTACATAGGCGAAGTTGGTGAAATACCACCTACTCCCCCTTCTCAGATAACCCCTCAGCAGGCAATAGAAGTAGCTCAGAAAACTGAAGAAACTAAAAAGGTTGAAATAAGGGCTACACCGAGGGCTAGGAGATTGGCTAAGGAAAAGGGAATAGACTTGTCTAAAATAAAAGGAACTGGACCTGGGGGTATGATAACTGAAGATGATGTTCTCAGAGAATTAGAGTTTATTGAAAAAAAGGCTAAATTTACATTAACTGGGCTCAGAGTAAAGGAAGTAATACCCATGAGTCCGATGAGGCAAGAAATTAGTAGAAGAATGACTCAAAGTCTCCAAACCATGGCTCAAGTAACGTTAAGTATGGAAGTAAACGCTTCAGCCTTAGTTAAATTAAGGGATGAATTAGAAAGAAAAACTAACGTAAAAATAACCTATACCGATATCTTAGTTAAAATCGTTAGTATGCTGTTAAAAAATCACCCCTATTTAAATGCTACATTAGAAGGGGACGAAATTAAGATAATAGATGAGATAAATATAGGCATAGCCGTAGCCTTAAATCAAGGGTTAATAGTTCCAGTAATTAAAAATGCAGATACTAAATCCATAGTAGATATTTCAAAGGAGGCACATGAATTAGCAAACAAGGCTAGGGAAAATAAGTTAACGCCAGATGAAGTAACTGGCGGAACTTTCACTATAAGTAATTTAGGGATGTATAATATTGATTCATTCACGCCAATTATAAACCCTCCCCAAACTGCAATATTAGGAGTAGGAAGAATAAAGAAATCTCCAGTAGTAATTAATGATACAATATCTTTAGGCTATACTATGTGGTTAAGCTTAACTTTTGATCATAGGGTAATGGACGGTCATGTAGCTGCTAATTTCTTAAGGGAATTAGCGGAAGTCATAGAAGACGAAGATAAACTAAGGAAATTTGTTAATTTGTAAACTTAGTTATAATTTTATCGTAAACGTTAAA
The genomic region above belongs to Saccharolobus caldissimus and contains:
- a CDS encoding NAD(+)/NADH kinase, with translation MPSIGIIINPESGKDIRRLVGNAPFITNYTKIDVIKRFLLGLNATDAVDEVVFMPDFYGIALDVIEDLKDRVNFDLNTIAMKVENSVNDTILASKYMSEIGVNAIVSAGGDGTLRAVYKGIGDKVPILGLSLGTNNVLGATYEPTILGMTLGLLIRNPNPDVIDRIKAIKVFVNNEFKDLSLVDLTFIDGWYVGTRAIWDEYSLRYAFISKGEIGDIGIPSIASVIKPISFDDDFGLMIKFGLGYIVNAILAPGLVKQIFINEIRTVRLGEEVEVPKGRYVIAFDGEKELVVNNNDVIKVRIDKDGPLLINVRKAMNYISSYYKKGGEVSWVKKY
- a CDS encoding dihydrolipoamide acetyltransferase family protein; protein product: MGKEVLMPKLGLTMTKGRIVQWKKREGERVQEGEDLVVIETEKITTTIKAPISGILLKIYAKEGEEVLVGQIIAYIGEVGEIPPTPPSQITPQQAIEVAQKTEETKKVEIRATPRARRLAKEKGIDLSKIKGTGPGGMITEDDVLRELEFIEKKAKFTLTGLRVKEVIPMSPMRQEISRRMTQSLQTMAQVTLSMEVNASALVKLRDELERKTNVKITYTDILVKIVSMLLKNHPYLNATLEGDEIKIIDEINIGIAVALNQGLIVPVIKNADTKSIVDISKEAHELANKARENKLTPDEVTGGTFTISNLGMYNIDSFTPIINPPQTAILGVGRIKKSPVVINDTISLGYTMWLSLTFDHRVMDGHVAANFLRELAEVIEDEDKLRKFVNL